One stretch of Rhinolophus ferrumequinum isolate MPI-CBG mRhiFer1 chromosome 27, mRhiFer1_v1.p, whole genome shotgun sequence DNA includes these proteins:
- the MYOG gene encoding myogenin: MAPNSWREGLQELGGWWQEQASSDPMELYETPPYFYQEPHFYDGENYLPIHLQGFEPPCYERTELSLSPEARGPLEDKGLGTPDHCPGQCLPWACKVCKRKSVSVDRRRAATLREKRRLKKVNEAFEALKRSTLLNPNQRLPKVEILRGAIQYIERLQALLSSLSQEERELRYHRGGGGPPPGVPSECSSHSASCSPEWGSTLEFGPNAGDHLLTADPTDAHSLHSLTSIVDGITVEDVSVAFPDETMPN; this comes from the exons ATGGCACCTAACAGTTGGCGTGAGGGGCTGCAGGAGCTCGGGGGCTGGTGGCAGGAACAAGCCTCTTCCGACCCCATGGAGCTGTACGAGACACCCCCCTACTTCTACCAGGAACCCCACTTCTACGACGGGGAAAACTACCTGCCCATCCACCTCCAGGGCTTTGAGCCGCCGTGCTATGAGCGGACTGAGCTCAGCCTGAGCCCTGAGGCTCGAGGGCCCCTCGAAGACAAGGGTCTGGGGACCCCGGATCACTGCCCGGGCCAGTGCCTGCCGTGGGCGTGTAAGGTGTGTAAGAGGAAGTCGGTGTCCGTGGACCGGCGGCGGGCGGCCACGCTGAGGGAGAAGCGCAGGCTCAAGAAGGTGAACGAGGCCTTTGAGGCTCTGAAGAGAAGCACCCTCCTGAACCCCAACCAGCGGCTGCCCAAGGTGGAGATCCTGCGTGGCGCCATCCAGTACATCGAGCGCCTGCAGGCCCTGCTCAGCTCCCTCAGCCAGGAGGAGCGTGAGCTGCGCTACCACCGGGGAGGCGGCGGGCCCCCACCAGGG GTGCCCAGTGAATGCAGCTCCCACAGCGCCTCCTGCAGTCCAGAGTGGGGCAGCACACTGGAGTTCGGCCCCAACGCAGGTG ACCACCTGCTCACAGCTGACCCCACAGACGCTCACAGCCTGCACTCCCTCACCTCCATTGTGGATGGCATCACGGTGGAGGACGTCTCTGTGGCCTTCCCAGACGAAACCATGCCCAACTGA